Part of the Fusarium musae strain F31 chromosome 3, whole genome shotgun sequence genome, CTATCAAAGTGTGACAGCAGAGTCACAACTATTGATCCTTCCCTTCACCTCGAGTTCTTCTTGGGCACCTCTGTAAGAAGCTTCTGGACCCCTTAAGGCACCGTCTTGGACCTTTTGTTGTCCTTCAGATCTTGAAACGGATTTGGGTTACTGGCCACCCGCGATAGCGGTTCTAATATTCACTGTTTGTGAAGAAACACCCGTTGAAAACCCGTTCGAGACACCCCTGACCTTCTGCACAGTATTATTGAGACTGAGTTGTCAGTAGCTAATCTTTGGCTACTCGCATCTTTCTGCTCCATCGGAGTATCTCGAAGAACGACCCGCCCTCCTTGCTGTTTTAACATCTCTACCCCATAACTGAAGCAGCTCTAGCCAGTAAACAAACTTTTGGAAAGCATGCGAATCGCGACCTGTTGACTAGATTATTTCCTACTTCAGCACTACTGAAGCATCGAGTCACTTAACATCGCATTAATCGACTAAATCACAATGGGAGACTACTACCATCACTTCCTGTCTTCAATGTCCGGGGCAGGGATGAATCCCGCGACGTCACCAGAGGAGATGCTCGACCCTCGAATGCATGGAGCACCGATACCAATGGTATCTGCGCCGTTACCCGGTCCGTATCAGCAACTTGGATATTTTACTGGGTTTCCAGATCCCATGATGTTCAACCAGAACAAGTCGCAGAAAGCTCGTAGAAAGTCTGCCGCCGGTACCCCTGCAGCAGTTGACCATGTCAAGCATCGAAGAACACGATCAGGCTGCTTCATGTGCCGCAGTAGGAGAGTTAAGGTATGTAACTGAGGACCGAGTAGAAAGCATGCCTAACTTTCCCAGTGCGACGAAACCAGACCAATATGTGAACGTGCGTGTAGTCTTGCAAGGACTTGTTGATTTGGGGATGATGCTAACATTCCTCAGGTTGCAAGAAGGGAAACAGAGAATGTGTCTACCCAGACCCCCCATCGTCGAAAGGttcctcagcttcaagcGGTAAATCCAAAGATACCGCACCTTCTGCTCAACAAACGAGTCCAACTTCGTCAAAATCAGAGGACGACGAGGACACAGAGCAAGAGAGTAAACTAGAAATGATCgtggacgaagatgaagatactGAAGACCAAACAAAGTCTTCGGTACCCTCCAGGCAGTCAAAAAGCGTTTCACCATCGACcgcaacagcaacaccaaGTAGCCTTGCAGCTGTCTATTCTTCCTCCGAGTTTCCTATACAGACGGGTGAAGCCGACTGGTCACATCTACCACCAGAGTACCAGCAAGGCCTCTCCTTTTTTGTGGAAAACCTCAACCATTTCAATTATTGTATACCCCTGGACTCGGATGGCTTTTTTACAAAGATTCTTCCCAACATGGCCACTCGCCACGAGCCCTTACTCAACGCGCTCGTAGGCTTCTCTGCATACCATATTACTCTTCGAAACCCACAGGGAAAGCTCCAGGACTTCTTACAATATTACAATAAGAGTGTAACGCAACTCTTGGGCTTGTTTCAGAGACGAGAAAAGCCCAACGTTGCCACTCTTCTCACTATTCTGCAGCTTGCCACCATCGAGGTATTTGTCAATCCTTTCTCACCACCCAACCTTCACATTCTGACTGTACTACTTAGGAATATTTTGGCGACTGGGTTAATCTAATGGGACACCAAAAAGCAGCTTTCGAAATAATAACGAGTATATTTACCCCACAGACAGTGATGCAGACGCCCGTTGGTCGCATGTGCCTCAGCTGGTACGCCCGATTCGATAGCTTCGTTGCCCTCATGGGAGGATTCCCTACCGATCTGCCGCGCGAATGGTTCCGAGCGATGCTGGACTTTTATCAATCCGGGATTACGTCGAACCCAGATGAGTTACGTTGGAAGATCGATGCGTGGTCCGCACGACTTCGCCTGATCTCTTACGACATGTCGATTTTGTTCGCCCGAGGCAGTAGAGGCCAGATATCCCCCGAGGACTTTATGAAAGAGCATGAACTCTTGAATCAACAGCTCATAGAGTGGAAGGAGAAACGCGACCCCGCCTTGCAGGATCCCAAATATCTTATCAAAGATTTTCCTCCAGCAGAAACTCTCGATCCGGACGACTTTGTCAATCCCTATACGGTTGGAATACTTTACGATTTCCCCCTGTTCGACGTCACAGTTCTATGCGCAGAATGGAACAGCATCATGATAATGCACAAATGCCAATCGTCAGGAATGAGGCCGGACCAACTGTTCGCGGATCTAAACCGCCATGCATATAGGACATGCCAATATTTCGAAACATTGGAGTTCTGGCCTTCAACTCCCAGAGGCGTTTTGGTTCTGATACAAGCATGTATTGCTATTGCAGCTCTTTTCTGTCCTCAGGATGCGAGGCATCACATGTGGTTCCGTCGGAAGTTTGCTTTACTAGAGACTATGGGGTAAGAACAAAACTCGCCTGCATACTCCAGTCGTAAGGTCATAATCGAATTTTGACTAACTATTGAGTAGGTATattcatcctcttccgctACGTACCAAAATGGCAGAGTTATTCCGAGAACCCGATTGCATAAACTGGTGGCTGCCAAATGAAGAAGGATTCAGCCCAGTATTACAGGAAATCCGTAATTTTGCGGATGAACGGAACGCTGCAGCTGTCACAGCCCAACAAGAGAGTGTTCGTGAGGTTCGACATATTTTTGCCAAGATGTCATTGATGGACGATGCAAATGCCCCGTCAAGCTCTAGTCCAGACTCTGCTTCAGGGCCCAGTATTGATTCACCCAGTGTGAAGCGATGATGTATCCAGGGGCTGTGACTTATCCCGGACCACACAAGTGGACAGAAATCGCAACACAAACTCCTCGTTATTTAGATTACCTCCCTACTTTTCTTCTACCGTTCACCTCGCCTTTGTGGGCAGATGTTCGAGTTGATTGTTTCTCCAGCTGGCCAAGATTTCGAGGCAGGCAACCAGTTACGATACTCCTTTTCCTAGGCCAGAGAAGGAAACTGTGGTTTGTTTGGGGGTTACACAAGCAGGAATAGACTAAGGAGCCATTACGCGAGGTATGGTAGATAAAACGCATTTATAGCCAGGGTGCTGGCATGTGGAGGAGTTATTGGAAGATTGTGTGTTTCAGCAGGCATTTTGACGGTGATAGTACAACCGTCAGTTTGGTTATGTATTGTCTAATGAGGATGATTGGGTGGTCAATTGTGTTATTATACAGTGGGCAGGTAACTCTACCATGCTATACTACCATATCCTGAAAGACAAGATATGGAATCAAATGGATATCGCCTTGATCCGTCTATTACTTCTCGCCCTTTAGGTTTCGTCCTCTGACTTGGTATCTGTGGTCTTTGCCGCATCCTCTGAGGAGTTGTCCTTGGCCTCTGAGGATTCAGGGGCATCCGCATCTGGTGATGCGTCTACAGAGGCGTTTTCCTTTGTTGGCTCGTCCTCTGCAGCGCCCGTATCTGTAGATTGCGCTGGCTCAACAGAGTCCGCGGCTGGCTTATGTTCATCCGTTTGAGTATCGACATCGTTTGCAGAGTCTTGTTCCGAAACAGACCCGACAACTGTCTGGtcggcatcatcgtcaatttcttcgtcttcatcgtcatcatcatcgtcgtcatctttTGCTTTCTCAGCTTGGGAACTGCGGGACTGTGCCCCGGATTCTCCCATGACTGATTGCTCAACAATAACAGGGACATCGGCCACTTCtggctcctcctccacgGGTGAGGGAGCGGTCAGGTGCATATCCTTTAGTTTCCTGGAAACTCCAGTGgattcctcctcctcggcttcgATGACAGTTGTTACAGCACTTCCCGTCGAAGGACTACTTCGAATGTGTCGTCGAGtatttgttcttgttggaTGCATGTTGTCTTCTTCGGCAGGAGGGCctcgttgatgagatgaaggcttGAGAATGGTGGGAGGAGGTTTCTCGGGCTCCTGTTCAGTATGGGGTGCCTCGAGTCCCTCCGCCTCGGGAGGCAACTTGTAGTTCTCAGCAGGCAGCAGATCATACAAGTCGCATACAGTCTTAAACAGGACGTACAGTCCTGTCTCGGCCTCTACAGACCAAAACACACCACGATGCTGAAACCAGGCATGGGCAAATATGCGATGCAACCTGCGGAACACATTGACGAGATTCTTGACACCCACATTCTTACTGTGGTTGTCATTGTGGACGACAAAGCGGCTGGGGAAGATCTTCTGGTCGGTCACAACGTTGGCAGCCCAGTCCAGGGTGTGACAGCAGTAGTCGATGGCGCAGCAGCTCTTGGGCTGCTCGTGCACAGCGCAGAGGAACTGCCATTCGGAAGCGCGCATTTCAGGGCACGTGCTCGCACTGCATGGGGGGGTGTCGAAGAGGAAGCCAACGATCAAGGAGTTGCATTGCGAGATGAGGAAGCGGCAGAGCTCATAGAGCCAGATGGTCCGGTCGACGCCACTGGGAGGTGTCGCGAGCTGTAGCGCGGTGCCGCGGGTGATCGGCTGGGTGTTGGAGGACGTGTGGTAGCAGTGGAGGGCGGCTAGGTGTTCTTGGAGTTGAAATGCAGAGTCGAGCTGGTTCATGTTAGCATCAAGGTACCGGCATATTATGATGACGGCGCAAATAAGGTACCTCTTGTAGCGGTATCAGAGGAGGACCAGCAGCCATATCTGCTGCTTTTGTTCCTGGGTGTATCCGCCGTCTAGAGCTAGCTTCAAGCTGCGATTGCTCCTGGGGTGTCGTATGAAGACTGGCTGCAGGACCGCCCGAAGGAGACATGGGTGCCATTTGAATCTCTGCAGCTGGCGGAGGGCTTGGAAGCCTAGGGGAGCTCGGTGCTAAAGACATGGCTGGCAAAAATATGAAGTCGTTGCTAATAAAAACTCGCGATGTTGGGCGCAAAAGATCTGGGGAGCTGGGCGGTTAATATCACACAAGGCTGCTCTGGGTTGACAAGTGGCTGGCatggaggaaagaaaacccaaGACCATTATCTTAAGCGACGAAAAGATTGAGGTAACTTTAGTGTATTTTTAGGACACTTTTAGACCAGTTAAATTTGACACCCTGCTCTAGCGTCAGCAGGTTTATTACCCCCGccccagaagaagacggaGCAGGGATACCCAAGCTCACCCGGGGCCTACCTTAGGGTGGGGATTCGCTATATGCATAACAAAGAATGCCCGTCGCATGCAGCTAAGGGGGACCGTGCAACTTATACTCATGGAGCCTCTGAATGCATGATTTCAAGATATTTTGTGAGTGCTTCTTATTGACCGAGAAGACTCTAAACCCACGGCGAAAAGAATTCAATATTCGCCGGCCGTTAAAGCTGTTTCCCAAGCGTCCCTGAACTCAAAGAAAAGCTTGATCCAAACGGCCAAACGTTAACAACAACAGTCATGGATTTTGATGACGATGCCCCGCCAGAGCTGGTTGATATAGCCGCCAACGATGTGGATGAGGAGATCACAGTCAAGGTTCCTATCACAATTGTGACAGGTAGTACTACTAGCCACTATTTATCTCATTGTCTAATATTTGATAGGATATCTTGGTGCTGGTAAAACCACCTTGCTAAATTACATCCTTACAGCTCAACATGGCAAGAAGATCGCTGTCATCATGAATGGTTAGGACGGACCACGACTTGTTGGAAACAGCCACTAACATGATATAGAATTTGGAGACTGTAAGTACTCAGGTGTGAGATTGTCCTTACGTTTCTAAGTCGTACTGCAGCGCTCGACATTGAAAAGTCCCTTACTGTGAACAAGGGTGGTGAGCAGGTTGAAGAATGGTTAGAAGTTGGCAATGGATGTATCTGCTGTTCCGTAAAGTACGTTATGAATTTACGGCAGCCAAATACTAAAATGCTAACTGGATTCAGGGATACAGGAGTCAATGCGATAGAGTCTCTCATGTCAAAGAAGGGTGCATTTGACTACATCCTCCTCGAAACAACTGGCTTAGCCGACCCTGGAAACTTAGCTCCCCTCTTCTGGGTAGACGACGGACTCGGAAGCACCATTTACCTGGATGGAATAGTCACGCTCGTAGATGCGAAGAATATCCTGCTCAGTCTTGACGACCCCAATGGTGTTGTCGAAGGACACGACGACCACGGTCATGGCCCTGTCATGACTACAGCACACGTTCAGATATCCCATGCCGATGTGATCGTAATCAACAAGGCCGATATGGTTACTGAGACGGAACTCGACCAGGTCAAAGAGAGAATCCAGTCGATCAATGGACTTGCCAAAATCCATGTAACGGAGAGGAGTGTGGTCCCTCAACTGGAAGGATTCCTGCTTGATTTGCACGCATATGACCAGTTCAATGAGTCAGACGCGAATGCCAAGGGACACAGTCATCTCGACCCTGTAAGTTCCCGCCTGATATATGATATTTGTAAGAGGTTATGTAGCTAACCGCTCAGACCATATCGACCGTCACCATACCCGTTGGCCGCCTTGAGCCAGGACAACTGGACACAGTTGATCGTTGGCTACGATCGGTGCTGTGGGACAGCAAATTACCTGAAGATGAAAAGGAGGGTGATTTCGAGATTCATCGCTCCAAGGGACGGCTTGTGTTTGCCAATGGAGAGGTCAAGATGTTGCAGGGGGTGAGGGAGGTCTTTGAGATCAATGACGGGCCGTTGGGAGATGAGACGCCCAAGGAGGGGAAGATTATTCTGATTGGAAGGAACGTAGCAGGTGTTGGATTTGAAGACAGTTTAAAAAAGGCCCTGAGCTAGTCTTTAGAGTAAAGAACAGAGGTGCATGATAACTCTATGATGCCTGAGGTCTTTCACAAGTGCTCTTACGACTGAGTGCAGACTGAAGCAGTTGAGGTTGGCTGAATGAACAGAAATCGACTGACATATATTCTCgcctatattaataaatgtGATCATTCGACGTTTCACAGTGTCTTATAGAGGCTATTGTTCATAGGTCGGTGTGTTTGTAGGCGTTGTTTGTTGGCAATGTTTGCCATGATGTTGAAGGGTCCCCACTTATTCCCGCCCGGATCATCGTCCATTCCACCTCATTCCAATTCAAGTCCAGCCTTCTCTCTCAGTGAGTAGTGAGCCCTTCTCCAACCGGTAGCAAACCTAAAGCCCCAGGCGAATAAGGCCAGCTCTGAAAGCAAACGATCGCATCTACAAATAACATCCCTACCATTTTGTCAACCTCCGCATAAAAACGCATCGACGTCGCACCGAACGAACCCTCTTGCTACGACACTTCGAATTAACAACATTGTATTCCAGCAGCATACTCGCTTTGTTGATCGCGACAAACCTCTATAGTCAATCATGAATAGGCCAGGTAGGACGCACCCCCCACGACGTTATTCCTTCGCAGCCCAGACCCCGCGCTGCCAGCGAAATCTGCAAAAACCTTCGTCATCTTTCGTATTTTTTCGGCACATCATCACGCGAGAGAGAGCTGTGCGCCAGCACTTACGCTCACGAGCCTTGTGAAACTCCCTTGACGGCTTTCAACCCCTCCGCGACCCTCATTGACCTTGTTCGGATGTCGCCACGATCGCTTCAATGGATCTAAACGCGGATCAGGATCAGGCTGGGGGCATGTCGGAGAGATTGCCATGGGCAGAGTCTGGATGGTCAAGCAATAAGCAAGCAAGCGAGCAATGACAGGATAACGCTGACGATGTCATCGAATCGTAGGGGCAGTGCCACAGACACTCCGCGGGATGCCTGGAGGCTTTGGAGGTCAACAGCAACCCCAACAACCAGGACGAGCAGGAACGAGCCGATTACCGAACGGAAAACTAGGTATGCGCTTCAGAAGTGATTGCGATCTCCGCGCTGTTATTTTGGCTGGGTCGCATCGAGGACGGCCTAAGGCTAATACCAGGCGACAAATATAGGGAATAACAACTCTGGCTGGGCGTTTGGAGGGGTTCCCATGGCGGGAGCAGGTCCCCAAAACGCTGCTCGTCAACTTGGCGGAAACGTGAGCTTCGCACAGAGCTTGTCGGGATCTCAACCTGCAACATCACTCGACCTATCGTACGTATATGGCTGCGGCACACGTCATCGGAGCTTCAATACCTCTCTGGTATTGAGTTATTCGAATCGAAGCTGGTCACAATGACGCGCTTGCTAATGCAGTCTAGCGAATTCCCATCATTATCGAACAACGCGCAGATGTCGAACCCCAACCAGTCGTCTATGTGGTCGACAGCCGGATCGCGAAACCTGGGTGGTCCCAGTCCGCGCAACCAAGCTACCCCTCAGCAAGGTGGCCAGGATGATATGTTCAGTCCCACCTCTTCCAGAGGGCAGGGCGGGTTCAGATTCGGTAACCAAGGCAACATTGGACAACAAACTCAATCAAGCAGCGTTGACGACTTTCCACCACTGAATCAGACCTCGAATGGCGAGATGGGATCAGATCGGACGGCGAGCTTGATGTCATCTCTGGGCTTCAGCTCTCAGGCCGCCGGCGCTGGACCGGCGGCAAGCAATAGGGGGAATGGTCTTCTGAACGCATTGTCGGCCAACAGTCGAGCAAATGAGGCCAGGTCGCCGCCTGGCATTGGAGCCCCCGGTCGGTTTTTGTCCTTATTGCCTGCGATTCCAAATGCTTACTTTCCCAGGCTCTTCAAGA contains:
- a CDS encoding hypothetical protein (EggNog:ENOG41) — its product is MGDYYHHFLSSMSGAGMNPATSPEEMLDPRMHGAPIPMVSAPLPGPYQQLGYFTGFPDPMMFNQNKSQKARRKSAAGTPAAVDHVKHRRTRSGCFMCRSRRVKCDETRPICERCKKGNRECVYPDPPSSKGSSASSGKSKDTAPSAQQTSPTSSKSEDDEDTEQESKLEMIVDEDEDTEDQTKSSVPSRQSKSVSPSTATATPSSLAAVYSSSEFPIQTGEADWSHLPPEYQQGLSFFVENLNHFNYCIPLDSDGFFTKILPNMATRHEPLLNALVGFSAYHITLRNPQGKLQDFLQYYNKSVTQLLGLFQRREKPNVATLLTILQLATIETVMQTPVGRMCLSWYARFDSFVALMGGFPTDLPREWFRAMLDFYQSGITSNPDELRWKIDAWSARLRLISYDMSILFARGSRGQISPEDFMKEHELLNQQLIEWKEKRDPALQDPKYLIKDFPPAETLDPDDFVNPYTVGILYDFPLFDVTVLCAEWNSIMIMHKCQSSGMRPDQLFADLNRHAYRTCQYFETLEFWPSTPRGVLVLIQACIAIAALFCPQDARHHMWFRRKFALLETMGYIHPLPLRTKMAELFREPDCINWWLPNEEGFSPVLQEIRNFADERNAAAVTAQQESVREVRHIFAKMSLMDDANAPSSSSPDSASGPSIDSPSVKR
- a CDS encoding hypothetical protein (EggNog:ENOG41), with protein sequence MSLAPSSPRLPSPPPAAEIQMAPMSPSGGPAASLHTTPQEQSQLEASSRRRIHPGTKAADMAAGPPLIPLQELDSAFQLQEHLAALHCYHTSSNTQPITRGTALQLATPPSGVDRTIWLYELCRFLISQCNSLIVGFLFDTPPCSASTCPEMRASEWQFLCAVHEQPKSCCAIDYCCHTLDWAANVVTDQKIFPSRFVVHNDNHSKNVGVKNLVNVFRRLHRIFAHAWFQHRGVFWSVEAETGLYVLFKTVCDLYDLLPAENYKLPPEAEGLEAPHTEQEPEKPPPTILKPSSHQRGPPAEEDNMHPTRTNTRRHIRSSPSTGSAVTTVIEAEEEESTGVSRKLKDMHLTAPSPVEEEPEVADVPVIVEQSVMGESGAQSRSSQAEKAKDDDDDDDDEDEEIDDDADQTVVGSVSEQDSANDVDTQTDEHKPAADSVEPAQSTDTGAAEDEPTKENASVDASPDADAPESSEAKDNSSEDAAKTTDTKSEDET
- a CDS encoding hypothetical protein (EggNog:ENOG41) → MDFDDDAPPELVDIAANDVDEEITVKVPITIVTGYLGAGKTTLLNYILTAQHGKKIAVIMNEFGDSLDIEKSLTVNKGGEQVEEWLEVGNGCICCSVKDTGVNAIESLMSKKGAFDYILLETTGLADPGNLAPLFWVDDGLGSTIYLDGIVTLVDAKNILLSLDDPNGVVEGHDDHGHGPVMTTAHVQISHADVIVINKADMVTETELDQVKERIQSINGLAKIHVTERSVVPQLEGFLLDLHAYDQFNESDANAKGHSHLDPTISTVTIPVGRLEPGQLDTVDRWLRSVLWDSKLPEDEKEGDFEIHRSKGRLVFANGEVKMLQGVREVFEINDGPLGDETPKEGKIILIGRNVAGVGFEDSLKKALS